A section of the Oryza sativa Japonica Group chromosome 1, ASM3414082v1 genome encodes:
- the LOC4324294 gene encoding uncharacterized protein isoform X2 yields the protein MAVQVQESKRVGRQLPPHRPPRSVSLAASISFSSARKPPEPLRRAVADCLSPPAPHTHTHAPPPAASSAPAEASRTLRDYIANPSTIDMAYNVLIDHALAERDRSPAVVPKCVSLLKTYLIRYTPRVQTLRQIDLFCANTIAKCEPLGTQRSSSASPHSSVAAPPITNFASPSLVKSLNYVRSLVARHIPKLSFQPIGHSVAPTSTKQSLPSLSSFFNKSLVSQLTPEAITNMDLVESKESHAPSDLISSATEKADGGEPADDTKYISFDILNWRWHVYGERQASASTKESNDFADLQDFHTQGFLEVGAAALLVGDMEAKINDQQWKYSFIQDFPDIDLLQPSTSTASTFASSQSHLKAITASKRMKSGPNQVWMNIPANTFQPRARPLFQYRHYSEQQPLKLNPAEISEVIAEVCSETTSNSNQFSAPSRLTTQSRQPSADVAFSVLIKLVIDMYMMDSEAAAPLTLYMLEGMLSSQKSPARTKAFDLILNLGIHAHLLEPMIVENAPLIEKSETVNHSYMNNEYGSSMDEQRATESEQEQRVSPAIDQFESWLLKIMFEVLLLLVQMEERQEIVWASALSCLFYFVCDGGKIIRSRLGGLDIRVIKTLLEISVEHSWAKVVHSKLICMLTNMLYQVSDGAPNGAIDTHFLPDQIDRVGGVDYICLEYSRANSREEKRDLFFVLFDYVLHQINETFLAGGLSTYTYDDAQPLASLLACADAPEAFYISVKHGVEGVGDMLRKAISSALSQSTEYEQLNVLLDKVIRKLDGTVSTFSRIDTEFAYMIQVTKSYKCFSSIRDGHEDADVALRARLCWATLHSLLNSQISSYRHHGYIWLVELLLSEISEETDGSIWSKIQKLQDEIEVAGSQDLSSSEVSLPVCLLCGLLKSKHNFIRWGFLYVLDKFLMRCKLLLDDNDMQEHTVADHSKHRLDKAFAVIDIMNSALLLVVQNNETDHINILKMCDMLFSQLCLRLPSSNVMHMGGLQSLGQLFGCTTKNIESHLETLASHQNVGNKNFCRSETLQDISVNQTAQTTLLSETSMAALLLRGLAIAPMQLVARVPTSLFFWPLMQLEGAASDDIALGIAVGSTGRGNLPGATSDIRAALLLLLIGKCTADQEALKEVEGNEFFRGLLDDTDSRVAYYSAAFLLKRMMTEEPDTYQRMLQSLISKAQQCNNEKLLENPYLQMRGILQLSNDLGVQ from the exons ATGGCGGTCCAGGTCCAGGAGTCGAAGCGGGTGGGGAGGCAGCTGCCCCCTCACCGGCCACCGCGATCCGTCTCCCTCGCCGCTTCCATTTCCTTCTCCTCCGCCCGCAAGCCTCCcgagccgctccgccgcgccgtcgccgactgCCTCTCTCCTCCCGCTCCCCACACCCACACCCATGCCCCGCCACCCGCCGCTTCCTCTGCCCCCGCCGAGGCCTCCAGAACCCTCCGG GATTATATCGCCAACCCATCAACCATCGATATGGCTTACAATGTCCTCATCGACCATGCTCTTGCTGAAAGAGATCGTAG CCCCGCAGTTGTCCCTAAATGTGTCTCCTTGTTAAAGACTTATCTTATCAG GTACACCCCAAGGGTGCAAACTCTACGCCAAATCGATCTCTTTTGCGCAAATACCATAGCAAAATGCGAACCATTGGGAACTCAGAGATCATCATCAGCTTCGCCACATTCCTCTGTTGCTGCTCCACCAATAACCAACTTTGCTTCACCATCTCTTGTCAAGTCTTTGAACTACGTCCGCTCATTAGTTGCCAGGCATATCCCAAAGTTGTCCTTCCAACCCATTGGCCACTCTGTTGCACCAACCTCTACAAAACAATCCCTCCCCTCACTTTCTTCCTTTTTCAACAAGTCCTTAGTTTCTCAGTTGACTCCAGAAGCTATTACCAACATGGATCTTGTTGAATCAAAGGAATCACATGCCCCTTCAGATTTAATATCATCAGCAACTGAAAAAGCTGATGGGGGAGAGCCTGCCGATGATACCAAATATATATCCTTTGACATTTTAAACTGGCGATGGCATGTATATGGTGAAAGACAAGCATCGGCTTCTACCAAAGAAAG CAATGATTTTGCGGACCTTCAAGATTTTCATACACAGGGTTTTCTTGAAGTTGGTGCTGCAGCTCTTCTAGTTGGAGATATGGAGGCGAAGATTAATGATCAACAATGGAAATATTCTTTTATCCAGGACTTTCCTGATATTGATCTGTTGCAACCTTCAACTTCTACAGCAAGTACTTTTGCATCATCACAGAGTCACTTGAAAGCAATAACTGCCTCAAAACGCATGAAATCAGGCCCTAATCAAGTTTG GATGAACATACCTGCAAATACTTTCCAGCCTCGAGCACGTCCCCTTTTTCAGTATAGGCACTACAG TGAGCAGCAACCTTTAAAATTGAACCCTGCCGAAATTTCCGAAGTCATAGCTGAAGTTTGCTCAGAAACAACTTCAAACTCAAATCAGTTCAGTGCTCCATCAAGATTGACCACCCAGAGTCGCCAACCTTCAGCAGATGTGGCATTCAGTGTCCTTATCAAACTTGTTATCGACAT GTATATGATGGACTCGGAGGCCGCTGCCCCTCTAACACTATATATGCTTGAG GGTATGTTGAGCTCTCAAAAATCTCCTGCCAGGACAAAGGCATTTGATCTGATACTAAACCTTGGGATTCATGCACACCTGCTGGAGCCTATGATAGTTGAGAATGCACCACTTATTGAGAAAAGTGAAACTGTGAATCATTCTTATATGAACAACGAATATGGATCAAGTATGGATGAACAGAGGGCTACAGAATCTGAACAAGAGCAGAGGGTTAGTCCTGCTATTGATCAGTTTGAGTCGTGGCTTCTGAAAATAATGTTTGAGGTTCTTCTTCTCCTTGTTCAG atggaggagcggcaaGAGATTGTATGGGCATCAGCTTTGAGCTGtctattttattttgtatgTGATGGAGGAAAAATCATTAGGAGTAGACTTGGAGGTCTGGACATAAGG GTAATCAAGACTCTTCTTGAGATAAGTGTGGAGCATTCGTGGGCAAAAGTAGTGCACAGCAAACTTATTTGCATGCTGACAAATATGTTGTATCAAGTATCTGATGGAGCTCCAAACGGTGCCATTGATACACATTTTCTTCCTGACCAGATAGATCGCGTTGGTGGAGTTGACTATATCTGTCTCGAG TATTCACGAGCCAACTCAAGGGAGGAGAAGCGGGATTTGTTCTTTGTTCTATTTGACTATGTATTGCATCAAATAAATGAAACATTCTTGGCTGGCGGCCTTTCGACCTACACTTATGATGATGCTCAGCCCCTTGCTTCCCTTCTTGCATGTGCTGATGCTCCAGAGGCCTTCTATATTTCTGTGAAGCACGGTGTTGAAGGCGTTGGAGACATGCTGAGAAAAGCTATATCATCAGCTTTGTCACAGTCAACAGAATATGAGCAGTTGAATGTG CTTCTGGACAAGGTTATCAGGAAACTTGATGGAACAGTCAGCACATTTTCTAGGATTGACACTGAGTTTGCTTATATGATCCAAGTAACAAAATCTTACAAGTGTTTCAGCAGCATTAGAGATGGACATGAAGATGCTGATGTTGCACTTAGAGCAAGGCTTTGCTGGGCTACTTTGCACTCACTTCTTAACTCGCAGATTTCATCATATAGGCATCATGGATATATTTGGTTAGTTGAATTGCTCCTTTCAGAAATCAGTGAGGAAACAGATGGTTCTATATGGTCTAAAATCCAAAAGCTCCAAGACGAAATTGAAGTTGCCGGAAGCCAAGATTTGTCATCCTCAGAAGTTTCATTGCCTGTTTGTCTGCTATGTGGGCTTCTGAAGTCAAAACATAACTTCATTAGATGGGGATTTCTATATGTTCTGGACAAATTTTTGATGCGTTgcaaattattattagatgacAATGACATGCAAGAGCACACAGTTGCTGATCATAGCAAACATCGCCTGGACAAAGCTTTTGCGGTTATAGATATTATGAACAGTGCTTTGTTGCTTGTGGTCCAAAATAATGAGACAGACCATATTAACATCTTAAAG ATGTGTGATATGTTGTTTTCTCAATTATGTCTGAGACTGCCATCTTCAAATGTGATGCATATGGGTGGGCTTCAATCCCTTGGTCAACTTTTTGGTTGTACAACTAAGAACATCGAGAGCCATCTGGAAACTCTTGCGTCGCATCAAAATGTTGGAAACAAGAACTTTTGCAGGAGTGAGACATTGCAAGACATAAGCGTAAATCAAACTGCTCAAACCACTTTACTCTCCGAGACATCAATGGCAGCACTACTTCTGAGAGGCCTTGCGATAGCTCCTATGCAGCTTGTAGCACGCGTACcaacttcattgtttttctgGCCATTGATGCAACTTGAAGGGGCAGCTAGCGATGATATTGCATTGGGTATTGCTGTTGGTAGCACAGGTAGAGGCAATCTCCCTGGTGCTACGTCAGATATTCGAGCAGCGCTTCTTTTACTCTTGATTGGTAAATGCACAGCTGACCAGGAAGCTCTTAAGGAAGTAGAAGGCAATGAATTCTTCAG GGGTCTTCTAGATGATACAGACTCAAGGGTAGCATATTATTCTGCTGCTTTTCTCTTGAAG AGAATGATGACAGAAGAGCCAGATACCTACCAACGGATGCTTCAAAGTCTCATCTCAAAAGCTCAACAG TGTAACAATGAAAAACTGCTGGAGAACCCATACCTTCAAATGCGTGGGATACTGCAGTTGTCAAACGATCTAGGAGTTCAATAA
- the LOC4324294 gene encoding uncharacterized protein isoform X1 — MAVQVQESKRVGRQLPPHRPPRSVSLAASISFSSARKPPEPLRRAVADCLSPPAPHTHTHAPPPAASSAPAEASRTLRDYIANPSTIDMAYNVLIDHALAERDRSPAVVPKCVSLLKTYLIRYTPRVQTLRQIDLFCANTIAKCEPLGTQRSSSASPHSSVAAPPITNFASPSLVKSLNYVRSLVARHIPKLSFQPIGHSVAPTSTKQSLPSLSSFFNKSLVSQLTPEAITNMDLVESKESHAPSDLISSATEKADGGEPADDTKYISFDILNWRWHVYGERQASASTKESSNDFADLQDFHTQGFLEVGAAALLVGDMEAKINDQQWKYSFIQDFPDIDLLQPSTSTASTFASSQSHLKAITASKRMKSGPNQVWMNIPANTFQPRARPLFQYRHYSEQQPLKLNPAEISEVIAEVCSETTSNSNQFSAPSRLTTQSRQPSADVAFSVLIKLVIDMYMMDSEAAAPLTLYMLEGMLSSQKSPARTKAFDLILNLGIHAHLLEPMIVENAPLIEKSETVNHSYMNNEYGSSMDEQRATESEQEQRVSPAIDQFESWLLKIMFEVLLLLVQMEERQEIVWASALSCLFYFVCDGGKIIRSRLGGLDIRVIKTLLEISVEHSWAKVVHSKLICMLTNMLYQVSDGAPNGAIDTHFLPDQIDRVGGVDYICLEYSRANSREEKRDLFFVLFDYVLHQINETFLAGGLSTYTYDDAQPLASLLACADAPEAFYISVKHGVEGVGDMLRKAISSALSQSTEYEQLNVLLDKVIRKLDGTVSTFSRIDTEFAYMIQVTKSYKCFSSIRDGHEDADVALRARLCWATLHSLLNSQISSYRHHGYIWLVELLLSEISEETDGSIWSKIQKLQDEIEVAGSQDLSSSEVSLPVCLLCGLLKSKHNFIRWGFLYVLDKFLMRCKLLLDDNDMQEHTVADHSKHRLDKAFAVIDIMNSALLLVVQNNETDHINILKMCDMLFSQLCLRLPSSNVMHMGGLQSLGQLFGCTTKNIESHLETLASHQNVGNKNFCRSETLQDISVNQTAQTTLLSETSMAALLLRGLAIAPMQLVARVPTSLFFWPLMQLEGAASDDIALGIAVGSTGRGNLPGATSDIRAALLLLLIGKCTADQEALKEVEGNEFFRGLLDDTDSRVAYYSAAFLLKRMMTEEPDTYQRMLQSLISKAQQCNNEKLLENPYLQMRGILQLSNDLGVQ; from the exons ATGGCGGTCCAGGTCCAGGAGTCGAAGCGGGTGGGGAGGCAGCTGCCCCCTCACCGGCCACCGCGATCCGTCTCCCTCGCCGCTTCCATTTCCTTCTCCTCCGCCCGCAAGCCTCCcgagccgctccgccgcgccgtcgccgactgCCTCTCTCCTCCCGCTCCCCACACCCACACCCATGCCCCGCCACCCGCCGCTTCCTCTGCCCCCGCCGAGGCCTCCAGAACCCTCCGG GATTATATCGCCAACCCATCAACCATCGATATGGCTTACAATGTCCTCATCGACCATGCTCTTGCTGAAAGAGATCGTAG CCCCGCAGTTGTCCCTAAATGTGTCTCCTTGTTAAAGACTTATCTTATCAG GTACACCCCAAGGGTGCAAACTCTACGCCAAATCGATCTCTTTTGCGCAAATACCATAGCAAAATGCGAACCATTGGGAACTCAGAGATCATCATCAGCTTCGCCACATTCCTCTGTTGCTGCTCCACCAATAACCAACTTTGCTTCACCATCTCTTGTCAAGTCTTTGAACTACGTCCGCTCATTAGTTGCCAGGCATATCCCAAAGTTGTCCTTCCAACCCATTGGCCACTCTGTTGCACCAACCTCTACAAAACAATCCCTCCCCTCACTTTCTTCCTTTTTCAACAAGTCCTTAGTTTCTCAGTTGACTCCAGAAGCTATTACCAACATGGATCTTGTTGAATCAAAGGAATCACATGCCCCTTCAGATTTAATATCATCAGCAACTGAAAAAGCTGATGGGGGAGAGCCTGCCGATGATACCAAATATATATCCTTTGACATTTTAAACTGGCGATGGCATGTATATGGTGAAAGACAAGCATCGGCTTCTACCAAAGAAAG CAGCAATGATTTTGCGGACCTTCAAGATTTTCATACACAGGGTTTTCTTGAAGTTGGTGCTGCAGCTCTTCTAGTTGGAGATATGGAGGCGAAGATTAATGATCAACAATGGAAATATTCTTTTATCCAGGACTTTCCTGATATTGATCTGTTGCAACCTTCAACTTCTACAGCAAGTACTTTTGCATCATCACAGAGTCACTTGAAAGCAATAACTGCCTCAAAACGCATGAAATCAGGCCCTAATCAAGTTTG GATGAACATACCTGCAAATACTTTCCAGCCTCGAGCACGTCCCCTTTTTCAGTATAGGCACTACAG TGAGCAGCAACCTTTAAAATTGAACCCTGCCGAAATTTCCGAAGTCATAGCTGAAGTTTGCTCAGAAACAACTTCAAACTCAAATCAGTTCAGTGCTCCATCAAGATTGACCACCCAGAGTCGCCAACCTTCAGCAGATGTGGCATTCAGTGTCCTTATCAAACTTGTTATCGACAT GTATATGATGGACTCGGAGGCCGCTGCCCCTCTAACACTATATATGCTTGAG GGTATGTTGAGCTCTCAAAAATCTCCTGCCAGGACAAAGGCATTTGATCTGATACTAAACCTTGGGATTCATGCACACCTGCTGGAGCCTATGATAGTTGAGAATGCACCACTTATTGAGAAAAGTGAAACTGTGAATCATTCTTATATGAACAACGAATATGGATCAAGTATGGATGAACAGAGGGCTACAGAATCTGAACAAGAGCAGAGGGTTAGTCCTGCTATTGATCAGTTTGAGTCGTGGCTTCTGAAAATAATGTTTGAGGTTCTTCTTCTCCTTGTTCAG atggaggagcggcaaGAGATTGTATGGGCATCAGCTTTGAGCTGtctattttattttgtatgTGATGGAGGAAAAATCATTAGGAGTAGACTTGGAGGTCTGGACATAAGG GTAATCAAGACTCTTCTTGAGATAAGTGTGGAGCATTCGTGGGCAAAAGTAGTGCACAGCAAACTTATTTGCATGCTGACAAATATGTTGTATCAAGTATCTGATGGAGCTCCAAACGGTGCCATTGATACACATTTTCTTCCTGACCAGATAGATCGCGTTGGTGGAGTTGACTATATCTGTCTCGAG TATTCACGAGCCAACTCAAGGGAGGAGAAGCGGGATTTGTTCTTTGTTCTATTTGACTATGTATTGCATCAAATAAATGAAACATTCTTGGCTGGCGGCCTTTCGACCTACACTTATGATGATGCTCAGCCCCTTGCTTCCCTTCTTGCATGTGCTGATGCTCCAGAGGCCTTCTATATTTCTGTGAAGCACGGTGTTGAAGGCGTTGGAGACATGCTGAGAAAAGCTATATCATCAGCTTTGTCACAGTCAACAGAATATGAGCAGTTGAATGTG CTTCTGGACAAGGTTATCAGGAAACTTGATGGAACAGTCAGCACATTTTCTAGGATTGACACTGAGTTTGCTTATATGATCCAAGTAACAAAATCTTACAAGTGTTTCAGCAGCATTAGAGATGGACATGAAGATGCTGATGTTGCACTTAGAGCAAGGCTTTGCTGGGCTACTTTGCACTCACTTCTTAACTCGCAGATTTCATCATATAGGCATCATGGATATATTTGGTTAGTTGAATTGCTCCTTTCAGAAATCAGTGAGGAAACAGATGGTTCTATATGGTCTAAAATCCAAAAGCTCCAAGACGAAATTGAAGTTGCCGGAAGCCAAGATTTGTCATCCTCAGAAGTTTCATTGCCTGTTTGTCTGCTATGTGGGCTTCTGAAGTCAAAACATAACTTCATTAGATGGGGATTTCTATATGTTCTGGACAAATTTTTGATGCGTTgcaaattattattagatgacAATGACATGCAAGAGCACACAGTTGCTGATCATAGCAAACATCGCCTGGACAAAGCTTTTGCGGTTATAGATATTATGAACAGTGCTTTGTTGCTTGTGGTCCAAAATAATGAGACAGACCATATTAACATCTTAAAG ATGTGTGATATGTTGTTTTCTCAATTATGTCTGAGACTGCCATCTTCAAATGTGATGCATATGGGTGGGCTTCAATCCCTTGGTCAACTTTTTGGTTGTACAACTAAGAACATCGAGAGCCATCTGGAAACTCTTGCGTCGCATCAAAATGTTGGAAACAAGAACTTTTGCAGGAGTGAGACATTGCAAGACATAAGCGTAAATCAAACTGCTCAAACCACTTTACTCTCCGAGACATCAATGGCAGCACTACTTCTGAGAGGCCTTGCGATAGCTCCTATGCAGCTTGTAGCACGCGTACcaacttcattgtttttctgGCCATTGATGCAACTTGAAGGGGCAGCTAGCGATGATATTGCATTGGGTATTGCTGTTGGTAGCACAGGTAGAGGCAATCTCCCTGGTGCTACGTCAGATATTCGAGCAGCGCTTCTTTTACTCTTGATTGGTAAATGCACAGCTGACCAGGAAGCTCTTAAGGAAGTAGAAGGCAATGAATTCTTCAG GGGTCTTCTAGATGATACAGACTCAAGGGTAGCATATTATTCTGCTGCTTTTCTCTTGAAG AGAATGATGACAGAAGAGCCAGATACCTACCAACGGATGCTTCAAAGTCTCATCTCAAAAGCTCAACAG TGTAACAATGAAAAACTGCTGGAGAACCCATACCTTCAAATGCGTGGGATACTGCAGTTGTCAAACGATCTAGGAGTTCAATAA
- the LOC4324295 gene encoding probable E3 ubiquitin-protein ligase XBOS31, whose translation MGHGLSCSRDTDEYDLFRAAQLGDIHALSALLAADPALARRATVYDRFTALHIAAANGRLQVLSMLLDRDGDVDVLSRKKQTPLMVAAMRGNTECVVRLLRGGANVLTFDSPRARTCLHHAAYYGHAECLQAILGAAAQAQGPVAASWGFARFVNVRDERGATPLHLAARHARASCVRLLLDKGAIVSAPTAVYGFPGSTALHLAARAGSMECIRELLAWGADRLQRDSAGRIAYAVAMRRGHRACAALLNPAAAEPIVWPSPLKFIGELEADAKALLEAALMEANREREKRILHGSDINIKGGDEEEESEDEEEACNICFEQACSMEVKECGHQMCAACTLAICCHSKPNPKTLLLHPPACPFCRTTISRLVVATTNSNKTNSRRRSRSRSSSFKGGLSSAMGSFSRIGRGSGRLVVDGSSVGELADKPDHDFSSVAAAAAICDT comes from the coding sequence ATGGGGCACGGCCTGAGCTGCAGCCGCGACACCGACGAGTACGACCTGTTCCGCGCGGCGCAGCTGGGCGACATCCACGCCCTctccgccctcctcgccgccgaccccgcgctcgcccgccgcgccaCAGTCTACGACCGCTTCACCGCTCTtcacatcgccgccgccaacggccGCCTCCAGGTACTGTCCATGTTGCTGGATCGCGACGGCGACGTGGACGTCCTGAGCCGCAAGAAGCAGACGCCGCTGATGGTGGCGGCCATGCGTGGCAACACCGAGTGCGTGGTCaggctcctccgcggcggcgccaacgTCCTGACCTTCGACTCGCCGCGCGCCAGGACGTGCCTCCACCACGCCGCCTACTACGGCCACGCCGAGTGCCTGCAGGCCATCCTCGGCGCCGCGGCGCAGGCGCAGGGCCCCGTGGCCGCCTCCTGGGGTTTCGCGCGCTTCGTCAACGTGAGGGACGAGCGGGGCGCCACGCCGCTGCACCTGGCTGCGAGGCACGCCCGCGCGTCCTGCGTGCGCCTGCTGCTCGACAAGGGCGCCATCGTGTCGGCGCCAACCGCCGTCTACGGATTCCCCGGGAGCACGGCTCTGCACCTGGCGGCACGCGCCGGCAGCATGGAGTGCATCAGGGAGCTGCTGGCCTGGGGGGCGGACCGGCTCCAGAGGGACTCGGCGGGGCGGATCGCGTACGCGGTGGCGATGAGGCGGGGGCACAGGGCGTGCGCGGCGCTGCtgaacccggcggcggcggagcccatAGTGTGGCCGTCCCCGCTCAAGTTCATCGGCGAGCTGGAGGCGGACGCCAAGGCACTTCTGGAGGCGGCGCTGATGGAGGCCAacagggagagggagaagaggatcCTGCACGGCAGCGACATCAACATcaagggcggcgacgaggaggaggagagcgaggatgaggaggaggcgtgCAACATCTGCTTCGAGCAGGCGTGCAGCATGGAGGTGAAGGAGTGCGGGCACCAGATGTGCGCGGCGTGCACGCTGGCCATCTGCTGCCACAGCAAGCCCAACCCCAagaccctcctcctccacccgcccGCCTGCCCCTTCTGCCGCACCACCATCTcccgcctcgtcgtcgccaccaccaACTCCAACAAGACCAACAGCCGCCGCCGGTCGaggagcagaagcagcagcttcAAGGGGGGGCTCTCGTCGGCCATGGGGTCGTTTTCCAGGATAGGCCGCGGCTCCGGGAGATTGGTGGTGGACGGCAGCAGCGTAGGAGAGCTCGCCGACAAGCCTGACCACGACTTCTCttctgtcgccgccgctgctgctatTTGTGACACATGA
- the LOC4324296 gene encoding pectin acetylesterase 5 yields the protein MPPLFSAPALHRRRLLRHAAAFALVLLAVALLFLLLVHPRSLGTPSPSPSYGHRLPTLVDLTLVHGAKEKGAVCLDGTPPGYHWLPGFGDGSNKWLLHLEGGSWCRNRTSCDHRKKTSLGSSAYMETRVEFVGILSDDKAQNPDFYNWNKVKIRYCDGASLSGNVQDEHQYGATFFFRGQRIWEAVMAELLPKGLARAKQAFLTGCSAGGLSTYIHCDDFRALLPKDSTVKCLADGGFFLDVEDISGRRYMRGFYNDVARQQDLRKRFPGCSSDMEPGQCFFPQEVAKGITTPMFILNPAYDVWQVEHVLTPDGSDPQNLWQDCRMDITKCNTKQLEILQGFRKSLLDAISEFKKKRGWGMFIDSCFIHCQSMKSLAWHSPSASRINNKTVAEAVGDWFFDRREVKEIDCEYPCNPTCFNVVLEQPYQEG from the exons ATGCCGCCTCTCTTCTCCGCGCCggcgctccaccgccgccgccttctccgccacgccgccgcattCGCCCTTgtgctcctcgccgtcgccctcctcttcctcctcctcgtacACCCCCGCTCGCTCGGcaccccttccccttccccgtcCTACGGCCACCGCCTCCCCACGCTCGTCGACCTCACCCTAGTCCACGGCGCCAAGGAGAAGGGCGCTGTCTGCCTCGACGGGACCCCGCCTGGGTACCACTGGCTGCCAGGCTTCGGCGACGGATCTAACAAATGGCTCCTCCACCTAGAGGGCGGGAGCTGGTGCAGGAATCGCACGTCCTGTGATCATCGCAAGAAAACCAGTCTTGGCTCATCTGCTTACATGGAAACCCGGGTCGAGTTCGTCGGCATCCTGAGCGACGACAAGGCCCAGAACCCAG ATTTTTACAACTGGAACAAGGTCAAGATCAGGTATTGTGATGGTGCCTCCTTATCTGGAAATGTCCAAGATGAACACCAG TATGGCGCCACTTTCTTCTTCAGAGGCCAGCGCATCTGGGAGGCCGTCATGGCTGAACTTCTACCCAAGGGTCTAGCCCGTGCTAAACAG GCTTTTCTTACAGGATGCTCTGCAGGTGGTCTATCCACATACATTCACTGTGATGATTTCCGTGCACTTTTACCAAAGGATTCTACTGTTAAGTGTCTTGCAGATGGTGGTTTTTTTCTTGACGT GGAAGACATTTCTGGGAGAAGGTATATGCGGGGCTTCTATAATGATGTTGCTCGTCAACAG GATTTGCGGAAACGGTTCCCTGGTTGTAGTTCAGATATGGAACCAGGGCAG TGCTTTTTCCCACAAGAAGTGGCGAAAGGCATCACCACCCCAATGTTTATTCTCAATCCAGCATATGATGTTTGGCAG GTAGAGCATGTCTTGACTCCAGACGGATCTGACCCTCAAAATCTGTGGCAAGATTGCAGAATGGATATTACCAAGTGTAATACGAAACAGCTTGAAATTCTACAAG gtTTTAGAAAATCACTGCTTGATGCTATAAGTGAATTCAAGAAGAAAAGGGGCTGGGGCATGTTCATTGATTCATGCTTTATACATTGCCAATCCATGAAGTCTTTGGCTTGGCACTCCCCATCTGCTTCGAGAATAAACAATAAG ACTGTGGCTGAAGCGGTGGGCGACTGGTTCTTTGATCGGAGAGAGGTGAAGGAAATAGACTGTGAATATCCGTGCAACCCAACATGCTTCAATGTTGTTCTTGAACAACCCTATCAGGAAGGCTGA
- the LOC4324297 gene encoding glycine-rich RNA-binding protein 2, mitochondrial, which yields MLNRRPKLVPYAATPFGILSHPSSTARARASSSSCRSKLFIGGLSYDTNETALKDAFSQHGHIIQVKVICHPVTGKSKGYGFVKFASEDEAAAALHKMGGEVIDGRNIRVHYANSG from the exons ATGCTGAATAGGAGACCAAAGCTGGTGCCTTACGCGGCGACTCCCTTCGGGATTCTGTCCCATCCTTCATCTACTGCCCGTGCCCgtgcctcttcctcctcctgccgctCCAAACTCTTCATTGGCG GTCTTTCTTACGATACAAATGAGACTGCTCTCAAGGATGCTTTCTCTCAGCATGGCCATATTATTCAAG TGAAGGTAATATGCCACCCAGTGACAGGGAAATCCAAAGGGTATGGCTTTGTCAAGTTTGCCTCAGAAGATGAAGCTGCTGCAGCATTGCACAAGATGGGGGGTGAG GTGATTGATGGAAGGAACATAAGGGTACACTATGCAAACAGCGGATGA
- the LOC107278964 gene encoding soluble inorganic pyrophosphatase 4 yields MAPPLQVATTASSSTREGKAPALNERILSSMSKRSVAAHPWHDLEIGPEAPTIFNCVIEIPRGSKVKYELDKKTGLVKVDRVLYSSVVYPHNYGFIPRTLCDDSDPLDVLVIMQEPVIPGCFLRAKAIGVMPMIDQGEADDKIIAVCADDPEYKHYNDIKDLPPHRLAEIRRFFEDYKKNENKEVAVNDFMPATSAYETIRHSMDLYATYILEGLRR; encoded by the exons ATGGCTCCCCCTCTCCAAGTCGCGACCACCGCGAGCTCCTCCACCCGCGAGGGGAAGGCACCAGCTCTCAATGAGAGGATACTCTCATCCATGTCCAAGAGATCTGTTGCAGCACACCCATGGCATGACCTTGAGATTG GACCTGAGGCACCCACCATCTTCAACTGT GTCATCGAAATACCGAGAGGCAGCAAGGTCAAGTATGAACTTGATAAGAAAACCGGGCTCGTAAAA GTAGACCGAGTTCTCTACTCTTCAGTCGTCTATCCTCACAACTATGGGTTCATTCCTCGCACGCTGTGCGACGATAGTGATCCTTTGGATGTGCTGGTCATAATGCAG GAGCCAGTTATCCCAGGATGCTTCCTACGGGCAAAGGCCATCGGTGTCATGCCAATGATCGATCAG GGAGAGGCAGATGATAAGATTATTGCAGTCTGTGCTGATGATCCTGAGTACAAGCATTACAACGATATCAAGGACCTCCCACCTCACCGCTTAGCTGAAATCAGGCGTTTCTTCGAGGACT ACAAGAAGAATGAGAATAAGGAGGTGGCTGTCAACGACTTCATGCCTGCCACTTCTGCTTATGAGACCATACGCCATTCCAT GGATCTATATGCTACTTACATCCTTGAGGGCCTACGCAGATAG